A genomic region of Streptomyces diastaticus subsp. diastaticus contains the following coding sequences:
- the uraH gene encoding hydroxyisourate hydrolase yields the protein MSTDTTASVSTHILDTSIGRPAEGVRVTLSARTGAGAPWTELGASRTDGDGRCKDLPAPPAETAHVRLDFDTEAYFAADGTEPKKQAEAQQDAPRVRDSGAFFPEVAITFAVAEGEHYHVPLLLNPFGYSVYRGS from the coding sequence ATGAGCACCGACACCACCGCCTCGGTGTCCACCCACATCCTGGACACCAGCATCGGCCGGCCCGCCGAAGGAGTGCGGGTCACCCTGAGCGCGCGCACCGGCGCCGGGGCGCCCTGGACGGAGCTCGGCGCCTCCCGTACCGACGGTGACGGGCGCTGCAAGGACCTGCCGGCGCCGCCGGCGGAGACGGCCCACGTACGGCTCGACTTCGACACCGAGGCGTACTTCGCGGCCGACGGCACAGAACCGAAGAAGCAAGCCGAGGCGCAGCAGGACGCCCCCCGCGTAAGGGACAGCGGTGCGTTCTTCCCCGAGGTGGCGATCACCTTCGCCGTCGCAGAGGGCGAGCACTACCACGTACCGCTGCTGCTCAACCCGTTCGGCTACTCCGTTTACCGAGGGAGCTAG
- the uraD gene encoding 2-oxo-4-hydroxy-4-carboxy-5-ureidoimidazoline decarboxylase yields the protein MTTSSPPASGASPQDGAGLTRFNALPHEAADALLTEVCAARDWAAALAGGRPYATPEALYAASDAALAELDAEGLDTAMAGHPPIGRPKPGDPTSSREQRGMADAGEELKAEMLELNLAYQERFGHVFLICATGLDGKRMRDALAARLENTPERERENARTELAKINRIRLGRLLAEPAAAAPA from the coding sequence TCGCCGCCTGCGTCCGGGGCATCGCCCCAGGACGGCGCGGGCCTCACCCGGTTCAACGCCCTGCCCCACGAAGCCGCCGACGCCCTCCTCACCGAGGTCTGCGCCGCCCGCGACTGGGCCGCCGCCCTCGCCGGCGGCCGGCCCTACGCCACCCCCGAAGCCCTGTACGCCGCGAGCGACGCCGCCCTGGCCGAGCTCGACGCGGAGGGCCTCGACACGGCGATGGCCGGCCACCCGCCGATCGGCCGGCCCAAGCCGGGCGACCCCACCTCCTCGCGGGAACAGCGCGGCATGGCCGACGCCGGCGAGGAACTGAAGGCCGAGATGCTGGAGCTGAACCTCGCCTACCAGGAGCGGTTCGGCCACGTCTTCCTGATCTGCGCCACCGGCCTCGACGGGAAGCGGATGCGCGACGCGCTCGCCGCCCGCCTCGAGAACACGCCGGAGCGCGAGCGGGAGAACGCCCGCACCGAACTGGCCAAGATCAACCGCATCCGGCTCGGCCGCCTCCTGGCGGAGCCGGCCGCGGCCGCGCCCGCCTGA